The DNA segment CCGTCGCGTTCGATGCGGAGCCCCACCAGATGCGCTCCCTTAGTCCTTCGGAGTGTGGCTCCAGCCGCAGCAACCCCGGCGGGTTCGGGAACATCGGGCGCGGATGCGGTTTCGCGAAGCCATTGCCGGACAGGAGTCTCAGGAAGGCCTCCGTCGATTTCCTCGCCATGTCCTGGTCCGTCTCCTTCTCACCCGGCTCCATCCCGAAGTGCCGCCAGCCATCGATGACCTGTTCCGGAGAACCCCGGCTGATCCCGAGCTGGAGACGCCCGCCCGAAATAAGGTCCGCCGCTCCCGCATCCTCCACCATGTAGGGCGGATTCTCATACCGCATGTCGATCACCCCCGTGCCGATCTCGATCCGCTCCGTCCGCGCGCCGATGGCCGAGAGCAACGGGAAAGGCGACGCCAACTGCCGCGCGAAATGGTGCACCCGGAAATAAGCGCCATCCATCCCCAGTTCCTCCGCCGCCACCGCCAGGTCGATGGACTGCAACAACGCGTCCGATGCCGAGCGGGTGCCCGAGTGCGGTGAAGGCGTCCAGTGGCCGAAGGAAAGGAACCCGAGCTTTTTCATGCGCGGAACCTCACACGAATCCGCAGAAAATCCAGCCCCTCCCCCTCAAGAATACCTCACTCGCCCAGCTCTTCCTCCATGTAGGTGAGGACGATGTCCACCAGCTCGTCCATCCCCTCGAAAAACTCCTCCTCGATGGTGCAGAGATACTCCTCCTCCGTCTCGCTGTAGTCGTAGCGGTCCTCCGGGCGGGTCTCACACCAGCGGCTCGCGTTCAGCGGATCGACCAAGGTGGTCGCACCGACCAGCTCGAATGAATTGATCACCCGCTGGTGGTTCATCCCGCTCTGCCAAAAGGCGTGGAGGCCGTCCTCCCCATCCACCAAGGCCACGGTCTCATACACATCCATCAGCGCCCGCTCCTCGCGGGTCAGCTTCCGCTCCGCCGCCTCCGTCTCGAGACGATCGACAAGCACCTCCACCTCATCCGGCCACTCTATGGGTTCATGGGAAAACATCGCGCGCCGGGTTAGACCGGCCGCGCGACACTTGCCAAGTGAAATGATGGCCTTTCCCCTGCCCCCGGGCGCCCGGTCATCCTCACGGACTGACAGCCAGCCGCTCGGCGGAGGTGTTCTTTTCGAACAGGAAGCCGTTTTCCTTGTAGGTCTTCAGGCGGAAATGGGTGGCGGTGGAGATCACACCGTCCAGCGTGCTGAGCTTCTCCGACACGAAGAGGGCGACCTCGCGCAGGTCCGCGCCGTCCACCACGACCATCAGGTCATAACCGCCGCTGGCCAGGTAGCAGGAAACCACCTGGTCGAAGCGGGAGATCCGCAGGGCCAGACGGTCGAAGCCGCCGCCACGCTCCGGGGTCACCTTCACCTCGATGAACGCGGAGACGGAGGTATCGCCGGACTGCTCCGTATCGACCACGGCATGATAGCCGAGGATGGTGCCGTCCTTCTCCCAGCCGGCGATCTGCGACGCGACTGCCTCAGGCGTCAGGGAAAGCAGGTCCGCCAGTTCCTGGTCGGAGAAGCGGGCCTTGTGGCGGAGAACCTGGAGGAGCGGATCGGAAGACATTGGTTTGGAGAAGTTGAGGGTGGAAGGTTGAGTGTTGAGAGTGACGGACGATCAGGACTCGCCCCGATTCTGACTCTTCACCCTCAACACTCAACCATCAACTTTCAACCTCCCATCAGTCTCCCAGGCAGATGCCGACGGCCTTCGCCGCCTGCACCAGTTCACCATCGGGTTCCACCAGGCGCAGCTTGTTCACCGCCTCCTCGATTGGTACGGAATCCACGTGGTACGCCTGATAGCTGACCATGCGGCCGAACGCGCCTTCCTGCGCGAGCTTCACCGCCATGACACCGAAGCGCACGCCGAGGATCCGGTCGAGCGCGGTGGGCGCACCGCCGCGCTGGAGATGGCCGAGCGTGCAGGCCCGGGTGTCTTTCCCGGTCAGTGCTTCCAGGCGCTTCGCGACACACTCGCCGATGCCGCCGAGGCGGATCTCGCCGCCGGCGTTCCCGCTCAGGGTCACCAGGTCGCCGTCCGGGAGTTTCGCGCCCTCCGCCACCACCACCAGGGTGCTGTGGTGGCCCTGGGCATCCCGTTGTTTGATGAAATCCGAAACTTTTTCCAGGCTGAAGGGAACCTCCGGCAGGAGGATCACGTTCGCACCACCGGCGATGCCACCCCAGAGGGCGATCCATCCGGCGTGCCGGCCCATCACCTCCAGCACCATCACCCGCTTGTGGCTCTCCGCGGTGGTGTGCAGGCGGTCCAGCCCGTCCACCACGGTGGTCACGGCACTGTCAAAGCCGAAGGTCATGGCGGTGGCGCTGAGGTCGTTGTCGATGGTCTTCGGCACCCCGACGATGGGCCATCCGGCGCGGTAAAGCTGCAGGCCGGTGGTGAGCGAGCCGTCCCCACCGACGATGACCAGCGCCTCGATGCCGAGCTGGTCCATGGTGCGCTTCGCCTTCGCGATGATCATTTCGGAAACTTCCGCCACATCCCCTTTCCCCACCTTCGCGGCGAAGTGCCCCTTGTTGGTGGTTCCCAGAATGGTTCCGCCCATCTTCAGGATGCCGATGGTGTCCTTCGGCTTGAGGACCTTGTAGTCACCCGGTGGGAGCAATCCCTCGAA comes from the Luteolibacter sp. SL250 genome and includes:
- a CDS encoding LLM class flavin-dependent oxidoreductase; protein product: MKKLGFLSFGHWTPSPHSGTRSASDALLQSIDLAVAAEELGMDGAYFRVHHFARQLASPFPLLSAIGARTERIEIGTGVIDMRYENPPYMVEDAGAADLISGGRLQLGISRGSPEQVIDGWRHFGMEPGEKETDQDMARKSTEAFLRLLSGNGFAKPHPRPMFPNPPGLLRLEPHSEGLRERIWWGSASNATAVWAAEMGMNLQSSTLKWDETGEPFHVQQARQIRAYREAWKEAGHAREPRVSVSRSIFALMDDRDRHYFGAEGSRAKDETGVIDETTAIFGRSYAAEPDRLVDLLKADEAIAEADTLLLTVPNQLGVDYNVHVLQSLLEHVAPGMGWR
- a CDS encoding Lrp/AsnC family transcriptional regulator; translated protein: MSSDPLLQVLRHKARFSDQELADLLSLTPEAVASQIAGWEKDGTILGYHAVVDTEQSGDTSVSAFIEVKVTPERGGGFDRLALRISRFDQVVSCYLASGGYDLMVVVDGADLREVALFVSEKLSTLDGVISTATHFRLKTYKENGFLFEKNTSAERLAVSP
- a CDS encoding ATP-dependent 6-phosphofructokinase — protein: MRIGILNSGGDCPGLNAVIHGVVGAADQLGWEVIGFRDGFEGLLPPGDYKVLKPKDTIGILKMGGTILGTTNKGHFAAKVGKGDVAEVSEMIIAKAKRTMDQLGIEALVIVGGDGSLTTGLQLYRAGWPIVGVPKTIDNDLSATAMTFGFDSAVTTVVDGLDRLHTTAESHKRVMVLEVMGRHAGWIALWGGIAGGANVILLPEVPFSLEKVSDFIKQRDAQGHHSTLVVVAEGAKLPDGDLVTLSGNAGGEIRLGGIGECVAKRLEALTGKDTRACTLGHLQRGGAPTALDRILGVRFGVMAVKLAQEGAFGRMVSYQAYHVDSVPIEEAVNKLRLVEPDGELVQAAKAVGICLGD